The Streptomyces spororaveus genome includes a region encoding these proteins:
- a CDS encoding helix-turn-helix domain-containing protein: MAVNGNPTVRRRRLGAELRRLRLDRGLTSTQVAEHLLISQPKVSHLETGRRGISPRDVRDLCGLYGVTDQQVIDSLLEMAREANRQGWWVACGEVPYAVYIGLETAAASVRSYEPLVIPGLLQTPAYAAAVTAETIPLATEEQIAVRLEVRLRRQSRAHHPARPFRLGVVLDESALRRLVGSPEIMREQLEYLNRLGEQPHITVQVLPHSAGSHPGVSGQFSILDFPDTATGTVYLERFTSDLYLEKRSDVRHYSAMFECLQTQALDPEHTRRFITRAAQELPAAAAPTARP, from the coding sequence GTGGCGGTGAACGGAAACCCGACCGTCAGACGACGCCGGCTGGGCGCGGAGCTGCGCCGGCTCCGTCTGGACCGCGGTCTGACCAGTACGCAGGTGGCTGAGCACCTGTTGATCTCCCAGCCCAAGGTCAGCCACTTGGAGACCGGCCGCCGCGGGATCAGCCCGCGCGATGTGCGGGACCTGTGCGGCCTCTACGGGGTCACGGACCAGCAGGTCATCGACTCGTTGTTGGAAATGGCCAGAGAGGCGAACCGGCAGGGCTGGTGGGTCGCCTGCGGGGAAGTCCCTTACGCCGTCTACATCGGCTTGGAGACGGCAGCCGCTTCTGTCCGCTCCTACGAACCCCTGGTGATCCCCGGCCTGCTGCAGACGCCCGCCTACGCGGCAGCGGTCACCGCGGAAACGATCCCTCTGGCCACGGAGGAACAGATCGCGGTGCGCCTTGAGGTACGGCTGCGCCGTCAGTCCCGCGCCCACCACCCGGCCCGGCCTTTCCGCTTGGGGGTCGTGCTGGACGAATCAGCCCTGCGCCGCCTCGTCGGCAGCCCCGAGATCATGCGCGAACAGCTCGAGTACCTGAACCGCCTCGGCGAGCAGCCGCACATCACCGTGCAGGTCCTCCCGCACAGCGCGGGATCCCATCCGGGAGTCTCCGGACAGTTCTCCATCCTCGACTTCCCGGACACCGCCACGGGGACGGTGTACCTGGAGCGGTTCACCAGCGACCTCTACCTGGAGAAACGATCCGACGTGCGGCACTACAGCGCCATGTTCGAATGCCTTCAGACCCAGGCCCTGGACCCGGAGCACACCCGCCGCTTCATCACCCGCGCCGCGCAGGAGCTGCCGGCCGCCGCAGCGCCGACCGCCCGGCCGTGA
- a CDS encoding PRC-barrel domain-containing protein, with translation MIGIADIREWRTHDVVDAAGHRIGALEAVYVDTSTDEPAMATVLVGLPTRRHLVFVPLVGAVVGPGYVKVGYDRSLVKKCPAIGTDDVLPAEDEAAVFAHYDLPYQPGVNGERQLARR, from the coding sequence ATGATCGGGATCGCGGACATCCGGGAATGGCGTACCCACGACGTTGTCGATGCCGCAGGCCACAGGATCGGAGCGCTGGAGGCGGTCTACGTGGACACCAGCACGGACGAGCCGGCCATGGCCACCGTCCTGGTCGGGCTGCCCACCCGCCGCCACCTGGTCTTCGTCCCGCTGGTCGGCGCGGTCGTGGGGCCCGGCTACGTCAAGGTCGGTTACGACAGGTCGCTGGTGAAGAAGTGCCCGGCGATCGGGACGGACGACGTCCTGCCCGCCGAGGACGAGGCGGCGGTCTTCGCACACTACGACCTGCCCTATCAGCCCGGCGTGAACGGCGAGCGGCAGCTCGCCCGCCGCTGA
- a CDS encoding ice-binding family protein, translated as MKLKIQAAQRRTFSGWLASAVAVTVAAVMVAGLPTQALAIATAVPLGTTASYSVLAGQGVTNTGPTVIDHDLGTHPNPAITGFPPGLVLGAVHPADAQALQAKSDLIIAYNNAAGQAEDFDLPAAIGSGTSGPTELIPGVYTRDPAGSVGLTGDLVLNAGGNPNAVWVFQIPAALTTATSSRILLTNGASPCNVFWQIGSSAELNTNTTFVGTIMALTSIFLRTGTNIEGRALARNGEVTMDNNRIFLGGCATGGTTTGTTTGTTTGTTTGTTTTGTTTGTTTGTTAGTPTAGSTTGTTVGLIGGGLLGGPIVDLVSGGTSGNIAGNTSGNTAGNTAGNTTGGNTTGGNVTGGHGGHPGGPGGPDHGGLEHHGPDHGGLEHHGPEHGGPGNGHDEGPGKPDHGHDHDHGGKPGDHYGYGNKPAGHEGHQGHEG; from the coding sequence ATGAAGCTGAAAATCCAAGCGGCTCAGCGCCGCACTTTTTCCGGCTGGCTGGCCTCGGCCGTCGCCGTAACAGTTGCCGCTGTCATGGTCGCGGGATTGCCGACGCAGGCCCTGGCCATCGCGACAGCCGTACCTCTGGGCACCACCGCCAGCTACTCCGTTCTGGCAGGTCAGGGAGTCACCAACACCGGCCCCACGGTGATCGACCACGACCTCGGGACGCACCCGAACCCGGCCATCACCGGATTCCCGCCCGGCCTGGTCCTCGGCGCCGTGCACCCTGCGGATGCCCAGGCCCTCCAGGCCAAGAGCGATCTGATCATCGCGTACAACAACGCGGCGGGCCAGGCCGAGGACTTCGACCTTCCGGCGGCCATCGGCTCGGGAACATCCGGCCCCACAGAGCTGATTCCGGGCGTCTACACGAGAGACCCCGCCGGCAGTGTCGGACTCACCGGCGACCTGGTCCTGAATGCCGGGGGGAACCCCAACGCGGTCTGGGTATTCCAGATCCCTGCAGCCCTGACGACGGCGACGTCCAGCCGGATCCTCCTCACGAACGGCGCTTCGCCGTGCAACGTGTTCTGGCAGATCGGGAGTTCGGCGGAGCTCAACACCAACACCACCTTCGTGGGCACCATCATGGCGCTGACCTCGATCTTCCTGCGAACCGGAACGAACATCGAGGGCCGGGCCCTGGCCCGTAACGGCGAAGTGACGATGGACAACAACCGGATCTTCCTCGGCGGGTGCGCCACGGGCGGGACGACCACGGGCACGACCACCGGTACGACGACCGGAACGACGACCGGCACGACCACCACCGGCACGACGACCGGCACGACCACGGGCACGACCGCCGGAACGCCGACCGCCGGATCGACGACCGGTACGACCGTGGGTCTGATCGGTGGCGGCCTCCTGGGCGGACCCATCGTCGACCTCGTGTCGGGCGGCACCTCGGGGAACATCGCCGGCAACACCTCCGGAAACACCGCGGGCAACACGGCGGGGAACACGACCGGTGGCAACACAACCGGAGGCAACGTCACCGGCGGGCACGGTGGTCATCCCGGCGGACCGGGCGGACCGGACCACGGCGGCCTGGAGCATCACGGACCGGACCACGGCGGCCTGGAGCATCACGGGCCGGAGCACGGCGGGCCGGGCAACGGGCACGACGAGGGACCCGGTAAGCCGGACCACGGCCACGACCACGACCACGGCGGGAAGCCCGGCGACCACTACGGCTACGGCAACAAGCCCGCGGGCCACGAGGGTCACCAAGGCCACGAGGGCTAG
- a CDS encoding DUF5819 family protein: MRRTGWAVSSGIESAGVKELHRSDSGPVPQQRHDEAAMPGKRPIRVRAVKAGLRTAVALCLVTTLVHVVLVFLHVAPANPVSKRYSSQVNGWVYPLFEQNWRLFAPDPDSFNRKILARTAHTDSKGSVQVTPWFDLAAVDHSAVEHNVFPSHTSQNLLRRAWTSYVETHGGSDTARSERAVMLQTYLRNIAADRIVAHNDGGAFDFIQLRVVTLPVAAPGTAAGNRPPAPTEDRLLPWWKVDSHGK, encoded by the coding sequence ATGAGAAGGACCGGGTGGGCGGTGTCGAGCGGAATTGAATCTGCGGGCGTGAAGGAACTTCATCGGTCCGATTCCGGTCCGGTCCCCCAACAGCGCCATGACGAAGCGGCCATGCCGGGCAAGCGGCCCATAAGAGTTCGCGCAGTGAAGGCAGGGCTGCGCACTGCCGTAGCCCTCTGCCTGGTGACGACTCTGGTACACGTCGTCCTGGTGTTCCTTCATGTGGCCCCCGCCAACCCTGTGTCGAAGCGGTACAGCTCACAGGTCAACGGATGGGTGTACCCACTCTTCGAACAGAACTGGCGGCTCTTCGCCCCGGACCCCGACTCCTTCAACCGAAAGATCCTGGCGAGAACCGCGCACACCGACTCCAAGGGATCGGTGCAGGTGACCCCCTGGTTCGACCTGGCTGCCGTCGACCATTCCGCAGTCGAACACAACGTATTTCCGAGCCATACGTCACAGAACCTTCTGCGCCGCGCCTGGACCTCTTATGTCGAGACGCACGGAGGAAGCGACACGGCACGCTCGGAACGCGCCGTGATGCTGCAGACGTACCTGCGCAACATCGCCGCGGACCGCATCGTCGCCCACAACGACGGCGGCGCTTTCGACTTCATTCAGCTCCGGGTCGTCACACTGCCCGTCGCTGCGCCCGGCACAGCGGCCGGGAACCGCCCGCCGGCTCCCACCGAGGACCGGCTCCTGCCCTGGTGGAAGGTGGACTCCCATGGGAAGTGA
- a CDS encoding HTTM domain-containing protein — protein sequence MGSEQIPQPPFTAAAPHRPATQETSVAGTAHRWLLDRIGDLWALLTDRPISLYAASVLRIGYGLLYLVFLLREFPHRDQIWGPGSPWTPALAQQLFDQTGWNSVLILSDSRAYFELCYVTALVTSALFMLGWRTRAMSVLFAVVVTSFHARSIFMTDGGDNLILLMALYLVLTACGRRWSLDARRNRLKAARAGDAPESARSFSAQQLQDARTTLTTVVHNCGILVIAAQVCFLYGSAGLYKIQGPTWGGGTALHYALSLELFQPWPALSHLVDEYPMVIAIASYVTVLVQVAFPFVLFGRLKYPVLTVLLGMHIGIAVLLGLPLFSGAMIVADAVFLPDRFYAILPRLWRRAARRAGVWRPAPGRAAGSASVPPQGRPGEPSSPRPRRSRV from the coding sequence ATGGGAAGTGAACAGATCCCCCAGCCCCCTTTCACGGCGGCCGCGCCTCACCGGCCCGCGACCCAGGAGACTTCGGTCGCCGGCACGGCCCACCGGTGGCTCCTCGACCGAATCGGCGATCTGTGGGCGCTTCTCACCGACCGGCCGATCTCCCTGTACGCCGCGTCGGTTCTGCGCATCGGCTACGGGCTGCTCTACCTGGTATTCCTGCTGCGTGAGTTCCCGCACCGTGACCAGATCTGGGGCCCCGGCTCCCCCTGGACGCCGGCGCTGGCACAGCAGCTCTTCGACCAGACGGGCTGGAACAGCGTCCTGATCCTGTCCGACAGCCGCGCCTATTTCGAACTTTGCTACGTGACGGCCCTCGTCACGTCCGCGCTGTTCATGCTGGGCTGGCGCACCCGCGCCATGTCCGTCCTCTTCGCCGTCGTGGTGACCTCGTTCCACGCCAGATCGATCTTCATGACGGACGGGGGCGACAACCTGATCCTGCTGATGGCCCTCTACCTCGTCCTCACCGCGTGCGGTCGGCGCTGGTCCCTGGACGCACGCAGGAACCGGCTCAAGGCAGCCCGTGCGGGCGACGCGCCGGAGTCGGCGAGGAGCTTCTCCGCACAGCAACTCCAGGATGCCAGAACCACCTTGACGACGGTGGTGCACAACTGCGGCATCCTCGTCATCGCGGCACAGGTCTGCTTCCTCTACGGATCGGCCGGCCTGTACAAGATCCAGGGCCCGACCTGGGGCGGCGGCACCGCCCTCCACTACGCGCTGAGCCTCGAACTCTTCCAGCCCTGGCCCGCACTGTCCCACCTCGTGGACGAGTACCCGATGGTGATCGCGATCGCCAGCTACGTGACGGTGCTCGTGCAGGTCGCCTTCCCGTTCGTACTCTTCGGCAGGCTCAAGTACCCCGTTCTGACCGTGCTGCTGGGCATGCACATCGGCATCGCGGTGCTCCTGGGACTTCCTCTCTTCTCCGGCGCGATGATCGTCGCGGACGCCGTGTTCCTTCCCGACCGCTTCTACGCCATCCTGCCTCGCCTGTGGCGACGCGCAGCACGGCGCGCAGGGGTGTGGCGGCCGGCACCCGGCCGAGCGGCGGGATCCGCATCGGTACCTCCGCAGGGCAGGCCCGGCGAACCCAGCTCGCCGCGGCCCAGGCGCTCACGGGTGTGA
- a CDS encoding DUF5994 family protein: MTTTLDRTAPRDLAAESPARLSLTPKTTLAGQLDGAWWPYSRDLETELPPLAAALEEPWGRVTRVTVNPARWPVVPHTVAVDGRTLHVGWFTEQDPDKLILLSYTVGRWDLLVIPPETEPAAAARLMAAAAIPGSVLAAGVLMANEIAIGRGIRDARRREATWEGEGGACMSPFGVAMGRSALPLSANGWR, from the coding sequence ATGACCACCACCCTCGACCGGACCGCGCCCCGCGACCTCGCCGCAGAGTCCCCGGCTCGCTTGTCCCTCACCCCGAAGACCACGCTCGCCGGCCAGCTGGACGGGGCCTGGTGGCCCTACTCCCGCGACCTCGAAACCGAGCTCCCGCCGCTGGCCGCCGCCCTGGAGGAACCCTGGGGGCGCGTCACCCGCGTCACCGTGAATCCCGCCCGCTGGCCTGTCGTCCCGCACACGGTTGCCGTGGACGGGCGGACGTTGCACGTGGGCTGGTTCACCGAACAGGACCCCGACAAGCTGATCCTGCTCTCCTACACCGTCGGCCGCTGGGACCTCCTGGTGATCCCGCCAGAGACCGAGCCCGCTGCCGCGGCCCGGCTGATGGCCGCCGCCGCGATCCCGGGCAGCGTCCTGGCCGCAGGCGTCCTGATGGCCAACGAAATCGCCATCGGGCGCGGCATCCGCGACGCCCGCCGCCGGGAAGCCACCTGGGAGGGCGAAGGCGGGGCCTGCATGTCCCCGTTCGGGGTCGCGATGGGACGAAGCGCCCTACCGCTGTCCGCGAACGGCTGGAGGTGA
- a CDS encoding PP2C family protein-serine/threonine phosphatase produces the protein MNEESVDRAEGLGERPLGLLLHRARLMPPQLIGPLIAEEMAGIGGRDVSILLQDYAQELLVPLPGRKLHVGRPQPVIDSPAGRAFMRGEAVEVPLAHGGVRMYVPLPDGSDTVGVMALTLDRVGDDDRRLLRRLAGLAADLLVTKNAYTDQFFLARRREPMSVSAEIQWSLLPPLTMTVPQVAVAGMLEPAYRVAGDSFDYALNGNILHMAVIDAMGHGLDAAAMATIAIGAYRHARRVSVSLAEKYTYMDDAISRQFGPDHFVTAQLMHLNIATGQLELVNAGHPAPLLIRDGKVLRQLESATTLPVGFGGEEPRIGEHTLRQGDRVLCYTDGIIEEHVSGGELFGEERLIRCVDRLGELPSEGMRADLRRLSHTLKSERGGHTSDDATLFMIEWRGGAADHLAVAD, from the coding sequence GTGAACGAGGAGAGCGTGGACCGGGCCGAGGGCCTCGGCGAGCGGCCGCTCGGCCTGCTGTTGCACCGGGCGCGGCTGATGCCACCGCAGCTGATCGGCCCACTGATCGCGGAGGAGATGGCCGGGATCGGAGGCCGTGACGTCTCCATCCTGCTCCAGGACTACGCGCAGGAGCTGCTGGTGCCGCTTCCCGGCAGGAAGCTGCACGTCGGCCGGCCCCAGCCGGTGATCGACTCCCCGGCCGGGCGGGCCTTCATGCGCGGGGAGGCCGTCGAGGTGCCGCTGGCCCACGGCGGCGTCCGGATGTACGTGCCACTGCCCGACGGCAGCGACACGGTGGGCGTCATGGCCCTCACCCTGGACCGCGTCGGCGACGACGACCGGCGCCTGCTGCGCCGGCTCGCCGGCCTGGCCGCCGACCTGCTGGTCACCAAGAACGCCTACACCGACCAGTTCTTCCTGGCCCGGCGCCGGGAGCCGATGAGCGTGTCCGCGGAGATCCAGTGGAGCCTGCTGCCGCCGCTGACGATGACCGTGCCGCAGGTCGCGGTGGCCGGCATGCTGGAGCCCGCCTACCGGGTCGCGGGAGACAGCTTCGACTACGCCCTCAACGGCAACATCCTGCACATGGCCGTGATCGACGCGATGGGCCACGGCCTGGACGCCGCCGCGATGGCGACCATCGCCATCGGTGCCTACCGGCATGCCCGGCGCGTGTCCGTCAGCCTGGCCGAGAAGTACACGTACATGGACGACGCCATCTCCCGGCAGTTCGGTCCCGACCACTTCGTCACCGCCCAGCTGATGCACCTGAACATCGCCACCGGTCAGCTGGAGCTGGTCAACGCGGGCCACCCCGCGCCGCTGCTGATCCGCGACGGCAAGGTCCTGCGGCAGCTGGAGAGCGCGACGACACTGCCCGTCGGCTTCGGCGGCGAAGAGCCCCGGATCGGAGAGCACACGCTCCGGCAAGGCGACCGCGTGCTGTGCTACACCGACGGCATCATCGAAGAGCACGTCAGCGGCGGGGAGTTGTTCGGCGAGGAACGCCTCATCCGTTGCGTCGACCGCCTCGGGGAATTGCCGTCAGAGGGGATGCGGGCAGATCTGCGCCGGCTCTCCCACACGTTGAAGAGCGAACGAGGCGGGCACACCAGCGACGACGCCACCCTCTTCATGATCGAATGGCGCGGGGGCGCCGCCGACCATCTCGCGGTTGCCGACTGA
- a CDS encoding SigE family RNA polymerase sigma factor produces the protein MTEDEAAAEFHAFFERHHAELSRLAYLLTGEADAADDLAADAMVALWHRWDRARRAGSAAAYARGIVANLARSRIRSTVRERRRVLLFWSHRPERTDGPDMAAVMDVRAALDTLPFRKRACVVLRYAFDLSEKDTAAALGISVGTVKSQTSKATAELQRLLGTRAAGELVGRGSR, from the coding sequence ATGACCGAAGACGAGGCGGCCGCAGAGTTCCACGCATTCTTCGAACGCCACCACGCCGAACTGTCCCGCCTGGCGTACCTGCTGACCGGGGAGGCGGACGCCGCAGACGATCTCGCCGCGGACGCGATGGTCGCGCTCTGGCACCGCTGGGACAGGGCCCGCCGCGCCGGCTCCGCGGCCGCCTACGCCCGTGGAATCGTCGCCAACCTCGCCCGCAGCCGGATCCGGAGCACGGTGCGCGAGCGGCGGCGCGTCCTGCTGTTCTGGTCGCACCGCCCGGAGCGGACCGACGGCCCGGACATGGCCGCCGTCATGGACGTGCGAGCCGCCCTGGACACGCTGCCGTTCCGCAAACGCGCCTGCGTGGTGCTCAGGTACGCCTTCGACCTCTCGGAGAAGGACACCGCGGCGGCACTCGGGATATCGGTGGGTACGGTGAAGAGCCAGACCTCGAAGGCTACGGCGGAACTGCAGCGGCTGCTCGGTACCCGTGCCGCCGGCGAGCTGGTGGGAAGGGGAAGCCGGTGA
- a CDS encoding pectinesterase family protein — MLTETGGKAAPTPSGPAGGRTLTVAADGSAAHRSVQAAVDAATAGDTVLVSRGTYRETVNVPASKHGLTLKGATGNAEDVVITYDNASGTPKPGGGTYGTAGSATATFSANDITVTGVTVENTWERSAHPDVRDTQAVAVNASGDRQKYVDSRFIGHQDTVLNWAPSATGQYRQYFRHCFIAGDVDFVFGNATAVYDQVNITLRDRGAAAGGHNGYLAAPNTDAAKPYGILITDSTISSPARPGTYYLGRPWHPGPSAVGQLVIRNTSLPAAVKTEGPWTDMGGFSWKSARFAEYANTGPGAGTGANRPQLAPDRAAAHTARAYLAGTDDWNPTH, encoded by the coding sequence ATCCTCACCGAGACCGGCGGCAAGGCCGCTCCCACCCCGTCCGGTCCGGCCGGCGGCCGTACGCTGACGGTCGCCGCCGACGGCTCCGCGGCCCACCGCTCCGTGCAGGCCGCCGTCGACGCCGCCACCGCGGGCGACACCGTCCTCGTCTCGCGCGGCACCTACCGGGAGACGGTGAACGTCCCCGCCTCCAAGCACGGACTGACCCTCAAAGGCGCCACCGGCAACGCCGAGGACGTCGTCATCACCTACGACAACGCCTCCGGCACACCGAAGCCCGGAGGCGGTACGTACGGAACCGCGGGCAGTGCCACCGCGACCTTCTCGGCGAACGACATCACCGTCACCGGAGTGACGGTCGAGAACACGTGGGAGCGGTCGGCTCACCCGGACGTCAGGGATACGCAGGCCGTGGCGGTCAACGCGTCCGGCGACCGCCAGAAGTACGTCGACTCGCGTTTCATCGGACACCAGGACACCGTCCTCAACTGGGCTCCCTCCGCCACCGGCCAGTACCGGCAGTACTTCCGGCACTGCTTCATCGCGGGGGACGTCGACTTCGTCTTCGGCAACGCCACCGCCGTCTACGACCAGGTCAACATCACCCTGCGCGACCGGGGTGCCGCGGCCGGCGGCCACAACGGATACCTCGCCGCACCGAACACCGATGCCGCCAAGCCGTACGGGATCCTCATCACGGACAGCACGATCAGCAGCCCCGCCCGGCCCGGGACCTACTACCTCGGCCGGCCCTGGCACCCGGGCCCGAGCGCGGTCGGTCAGCTGGTCATCCGCAACACGAGCCTGCCCGCGGCCGTGAAGACAGAGGGGCCGTGGACGGACATGGGGGGCTTCTCCTGGAAGTCCGCCCGGTTCGCCGAGTACGCCAACACCGGCCCCGGCGCCGGAACCGGAGCGAACCGTCCCCAGCTCGCCCCGGACCGGGCCGCAGCCCACACCGCCCGCGCCTACCTGGCCGGCACCGACGACTGGAACCCGACGCACTGA
- a CDS encoding STAS domain-containing protein, which translates to MSALTITARDATTGPVLEIAGDLDFDQAPRLRQAVTALSLERGQRLVLDLSGIRFCDSSGITALIVARNHAVAARADIALAAVPDNTIRILRVVGLDRVFTIHPDVGAATTP; encoded by the coding sequence ATGAGCGCCCTGACCATCACCGCCCGAGACGCCACCACCGGCCCCGTGCTGGAAATCGCCGGCGACCTCGACTTCGACCAGGCCCCCCGCCTTCGACAGGCTGTGACAGCCCTCAGCCTGGAGCGCGGACAGCGTCTCGTGCTGGACCTCTCCGGCATACGGTTCTGCGACTCCAGCGGCATCACCGCCCTCATCGTCGCCCGCAACCACGCCGTCGCCGCCCGGGCGGACATCGCCCTGGCGGCCGTCCCCGACAACACGATCCGCATCCTGCGCGTCGTCGGGCTCGACCGGGTCTTCACCATCCACCCCGATGTCGGCGCGGCCACGACACCGTGA
- a CDS encoding PP2C family protein-serine/threonine phosphatase, whose translation MGCTAQNPERPEEEESTTDAVFSSLLEDTAEELYESAPCGYLSTLMDGTIARINGTLLDWLGLTREEVVGRRRFTDLLTIGGKLYHETHFAPLLRMQGKISEIALELKASGGGRLPVLVTSHVKTSGDGEPTLIRTTVFDARQRRAYEGELLRERQLAEEARRQAEADRERLREALAVLQQSLLPSALPAVPGMEAASYYHTASVDRLGGDFYDLFPLDDKRWAFFLGDVCGKGPQAAAVTSLTRYTLRAAALHDSDPVAALSTLNTVLHERFTSGDPRYCTAIFGVMEPDPSTGTVAVHLASGGHPPALVVRADGRADYLPTPGGLLIGILPDPRFTPASTTLGPGDSLLLYTDGLTEARVGTNRELYGEDALRTFTAGLAPAGAQELITALTGLLDGFGEGLDDDTALLALGVPRPIPVAREHGLT comes from the coding sequence ATGGGGTGCACCGCCCAGAACCCCGAGCGGCCCGAGGAGGAAGAGTCCACCACTGACGCGGTGTTCTCATCCCTGCTGGAGGACACCGCCGAGGAGCTCTACGAATCCGCCCCCTGCGGCTACCTGTCCACCCTGATGGACGGCACCATCGCCAGGATCAACGGAACGCTCCTCGACTGGCTCGGTCTCACGCGCGAGGAAGTCGTGGGCCGTAGACGTTTCACCGACCTCCTCACGATCGGCGGCAAGCTCTACCACGAGACGCACTTCGCGCCGCTCCTGCGGATGCAGGGAAAGATCAGCGAGATAGCGCTGGAACTCAAGGCGTCGGGCGGCGGACGCCTCCCGGTCCTGGTCACCTCCCACGTGAAGACGAGCGGCGACGGCGAGCCGACGCTGATCCGCACCACCGTCTTCGACGCACGACAGCGCCGCGCCTACGAAGGCGAACTGCTGCGCGAGCGTCAGCTGGCGGAGGAAGCCCGCCGACAGGCCGAAGCCGACAGGGAGCGGCTGCGTGAAGCACTCGCGGTGCTCCAGCAGAGCCTGCTCCCCTCCGCCCTGCCCGCGGTGCCCGGCATGGAAGCGGCCTCCTACTACCACACCGCCTCCGTCGACCGGCTCGGCGGAGACTTCTACGACCTGTTCCCGCTGGACGACAAGCGCTGGGCGTTCTTCCTCGGCGACGTCTGCGGCAAGGGTCCCCAGGCCGCCGCGGTGACCTCCCTGACCCGCTACACCCTGCGCGCCGCCGCCCTCCACGACTCCGACCCCGTGGCCGCGCTGTCCACCTTGAACACCGTGCTGCACGAGCGGTTCACGAGTGGGGACCCGCGCTACTGCACCGCGATCTTCGGCGTGATGGAACCCGACCCCAGCACCGGAACGGTGGCCGTGCACCTGGCCTCCGGGGGCCATCCCCCCGCACTCGTCGTGCGTGCCGACGGCCGGGCCGACTATCTCCCCACCCCCGGCGGCCTGCTCATCGGGATCCTGCCCGACCCCCGCTTCACCCCTGCCTCGACCACGCTCGGCCCCGGCGATTCCCTCCTCCTCTACACCGACGGCCTCACCGAAGCCCGTGTCGGCACGAACCGCGAGCTCTACGGCGAAGACGCCCTGCGGACTTTCACCGCCGGTCTCGCCCCTGCCGGGGCACAGGAGCTGATCACCGCTCTCACCGGTCTCTTGGACGGCTTCGGTGAAGGCCTGGACGACGACACGGCTCTGCTCGCCCTCGGCGTGCCCCGTCCCATCCCCGTTGCGCGAGAGCACGGTCTGACATGA
- a CDS encoding alpha/beta fold hydrolase: MDILRRNNVKVTGSPGGPVVMLAHGFGCDQNMWGLVAPALAVEFQVVLFDYVGSGGSDPSAWSAERYGSLDGYARDVVEVCEALDLEDVAFVGHSVSAMIGVRAAATAPERFSSLVMVGPSPCYIDDDAYRGGFSAEDIDELLESLESNYLGWSATMAPVIMANPERPELGEELANSFCATDPAIARVFARTTFLSDSRADLKSVDVPTLVLECAQDVIAPREVGGYVHAAIPGSRLITLDATGHCPQLSAPEATTSAIRAFLRELP; this comes from the coding sequence ATGGATATCCTCCGTAGGAACAACGTGAAGGTCACCGGATCACCCGGCGGCCCCGTGGTGATGCTGGCGCACGGGTTCGGCTGTGACCAGAACATGTGGGGCCTGGTGGCCCCGGCTCTGGCCGTGGAATTCCAGGTGGTCCTGTTCGACTACGTCGGGTCGGGTGGCTCCGACCCGTCCGCCTGGAGCGCCGAACGCTACGGCTCACTGGACGGATACGCCCGGGACGTGGTCGAGGTGTGCGAGGCCCTGGACCTAGAGGACGTGGCCTTCGTCGGGCATTCGGTCAGCGCGATGATCGGAGTACGCGCGGCGGCCACCGCCCCCGAGCGGTTCTCCTCCCTGGTCATGGTCGGCCCCTCCCCGTGCTACATCGACGACGACGCCTACCGCGGCGGCTTCAGTGCCGAGGACATAGACGAGTTGCTGGAGTCGCTCGAGTCGAACTACCTCGGCTGGTCGGCCACGATGGCACCGGTGATCATGGCCAACCCCGAACGTCCGGAACTGGGGGAGGAGCTGGCCAACAGTTTCTGCGCCACCGATCCGGCGATCGCCCGCGTCTTCGCCCGCACCACGTTCCTCTCCGACAGCCGTGCCGACCTGAAGTCGGTGGACGTACCGACGCTGGTCCTGGAATGTGCCCAGGACGTGATCGCGCCGCGCGAGGTCGGCGGCTACGTCCACGCGGCCATCCCCGGAAGCCGCCTGATCACCCTGGACGCAACGGGGCACTGCCCCCAGCTGAGCGCTCCCGAGGCCACCACGTCGGCCATCCGCGCGTTCCTGCGGGAGCTACCGTGA